Proteins found in one Cricetulus griseus strain 17A/GY chromosome X, alternate assembly CriGri-PICRH-1.0, whole genome shotgun sequence genomic segment:
- the Fam122b gene encoding protein FAM122B isoform X5: MAQEKMELDFEADTSDGGTLRRSNSAPLIHVLSDLSQVFEPYPLRTRRNSATIMSHHSLEEGLDMMNRETSLGREAQAGMQISQSWDESLSLSDSDFDKPEKLYSPKRIDFTPVSPAPSPTRGFGKQCYSPSLQMFVSSSGMPSSPVSNPRHFSSRRSQSPVKCIRPNALGPLKRKGEMETESQPKRLFQGTTTMLSTDAGQLSDLSSWWCYQGEEIPALTRCVEHLQMNE; the protein is encoded by the exons ATGGCTCAGGAGAAAATGGAGCTGGATTTTGAGGCTGACACATCTGATGGGGGCACCCTGAGACGGTCCAACAGTGCTCCCCTGATCCATGTGCTCAG tGACCTTTCACAGGTTTTTGAGCCATATCCACTTAGAACTCGGAGGAACAGTGCGACAATTATGAGCCATCATAGCTTG GAAGAAGGTCTGGATATGATGAACAGAGAAACTTCACTTGGAAG ggaAGCTCAAGCAGGAATGCAGATCAGTCAGTCATGGGATGAAAGCTTGAGCCTG aGTGATAGTGATTTTGACAAGCCAGAGAAATTATATTCTCCAAAGAGAATTGACTTCACTCCAGTTTCTCCGGCGCCTTCCCCAACCAGAGGATTTGGAAAG CAGTGCTATTCACCATCCTTGCAAATGTTTGTGAGTAGCAGTGGCATGCCATCAAGTCCTGTTTCGAATCCAAGACATTTTTCAAG CAGGAGGAGTCAGAGTCCAGTCAAATGCATTAGGCCTAATGCTCTCGGTCCTCTTAAGAGAAAAG gggagatggagacagaaagccAGCCTAAGAGACTCTTCCAAGGCACCACCACCATGCTGTCTACAGATGCTGGGCAATTGTCTGATCTCAGTTCATG GTGGTGTTATCAAGGAGAAGAAATTCCTGCCTTGACCAGATGTGTGGAGCATCTCCAAATGAACGAATAG
- the Fam122b gene encoding protein FAM122B isoform X2, with amino-acid sequence MAQEKMELDFEADTSDGGTLRRSNSAPLIHVLSDLSQVFEPYPLRTRRNSATIMSHHSLEEGLDMMNRETSLGREAQAGMQISQSWDESLSLSDSDFDKPEKLYSPKRIDFTPVSPAPSPTRGFGKQCYSPSLQMFVSSSGMPSSPVSNPRHFSRRSQSPVKCIRPNALGPLKRKGEMETESQPKRLFQGTTTMLSTDAGQLSDLSSCSDILDGSSISSGLSSDSLATGSAPAESPVACSNSCSSFILMDDLSPK; translated from the exons ATGGCTCAGGAGAAAATGGAGCTGGATTTTGAGGCTGACACATCTGATGGGGGCACCCTGAGACGGTCCAACAGTGCTCCCCTGATCCATGTGCTCAG tGACCTTTCACAGGTTTTTGAGCCATATCCACTTAGAACTCGGAGGAACAGTGCGACAATTATGAGCCATCATAGCTTG GAAGAAGGTCTGGATATGATGAACAGAGAAACTTCACTTGGAAG ggaAGCTCAAGCAGGAATGCAGATCAGTCAGTCATGGGATGAAAGCTTGAGCCTG aGTGATAGTGATTTTGACAAGCCAGAGAAATTATATTCTCCAAAGAGAATTGACTTCACTCCAGTTTCTCCGGCGCCTTCCCCAACCAGAGGATTTGGAAAG CAGTGCTATTCACCATCCTTGCAAATGTTTGTGAGTAGCAGTGGCATGCCATCAAGTCCTGTTTCGAATCCAAGACATTTTTCAAG GAGGAGTCAGAGTCCAGTCAAATGCATTAGGCCTAATGCTCTCGGTCCTCTTAAGAGAAAAG gggagatggagacagaaagccAGCCTAAGAGACTCTTCCAAGGCACCACCACCATGCTGTCTACAGATGCTGGGCAATTGTCTGATCTCAGTTCATG TTCAGATATTTTGGATGGCAGTAGTATCAGCAGTGGCTTGTCCTCAGACTCACTGGCTACAGGCAGCGCTCCCGCAGAGTCTCCAGTAGCATGCTCCAATTCATGCTCTTCGTTCATCTTGATGGATGATCTCTCACCCAAGTGA
- the Fam122b gene encoding protein FAM122B isoform X7, with protein MAQEKMELDFEADTSDGGTLRRSNSAPLIHVLSDLSQVFEPYPLRTRRNSATIMSHHSLEEGLDMMNRETSLGREAQAGMQISQSWDESLSLSDSDFDKPEKLYSPKRIDFTPVSPAPSPTRGFGKCYSPSLQMFVSSSGMPSSPVSNPRHFSRRSQSPVKCIRPNALGPLKRKGEMETESQPKRLFQGTTTMLSTDAGQLSDLSSWWCYQGEEIPALTRCVEHLQMNE; from the exons ATGGCTCAGGAGAAAATGGAGCTGGATTTTGAGGCTGACACATCTGATGGGGGCACCCTGAGACGGTCCAACAGTGCTCCCCTGATCCATGTGCTCAG tGACCTTTCACAGGTTTTTGAGCCATATCCACTTAGAACTCGGAGGAACAGTGCGACAATTATGAGCCATCATAGCTTG GAAGAAGGTCTGGATATGATGAACAGAGAAACTTCACTTGGAAG ggaAGCTCAAGCAGGAATGCAGATCAGTCAGTCATGGGATGAAAGCTTGAGCCTG aGTGATAGTGATTTTGACAAGCCAGAGAAATTATATTCTCCAAAGAGAATTGACTTCACTCCAGTTTCTCCGGCGCCTTCCCCAACCAGAGGATTTGGAAAG TGCTATTCACCATCCTTGCAAATGTTTGTGAGTAGCAGTGGCATGCCATCAAGTCCTGTTTCGAATCCAAGACATTTTTCAAG GAGGAGTCAGAGTCCAGTCAAATGCATTAGGCCTAATGCTCTCGGTCCTCTTAAGAGAAAAG gggagatggagacagaaagccAGCCTAAGAGACTCTTCCAAGGCACCACCACCATGCTGTCTACAGATGCTGGGCAATTGTCTGATCTCAGTTCATG GTGGTGTTATCAAGGAGAAGAAATTCCTGCCTTGACCAGATGTGTGGAGCATCTCCAAATGAACGAATAG
- the Fam122b gene encoding protein FAM122B isoform X4 — protein MAQEKMELDFEADTSDGGTLRRSNSAPLIHVLSDLSQVFEPYPLRTRRNSATIMSHHSLEEGLDMMNRETSLGREAQAGMQISQSWDESLSLSDSDFDKPEKLYSPKRIDFTPVSPAPSPTRGFGKCYSPSLQMFVSSSGMPSSPVSNPRHFSRRSQSPVKCIRPNALGPLKRKGEMETESQPKRLFQGTTTMLSTDAGQLSDLSSCSDILDGSSISSGLSSDSLATGSAPAESPVACSNSCSSFILMDDLSPK, from the exons ATGGCTCAGGAGAAAATGGAGCTGGATTTTGAGGCTGACACATCTGATGGGGGCACCCTGAGACGGTCCAACAGTGCTCCCCTGATCCATGTGCTCAG tGACCTTTCACAGGTTTTTGAGCCATATCCACTTAGAACTCGGAGGAACAGTGCGACAATTATGAGCCATCATAGCTTG GAAGAAGGTCTGGATATGATGAACAGAGAAACTTCACTTGGAAG ggaAGCTCAAGCAGGAATGCAGATCAGTCAGTCATGGGATGAAAGCTTGAGCCTG aGTGATAGTGATTTTGACAAGCCAGAGAAATTATATTCTCCAAAGAGAATTGACTTCACTCCAGTTTCTCCGGCGCCTTCCCCAACCAGAGGATTTGGAAAG TGCTATTCACCATCCTTGCAAATGTTTGTGAGTAGCAGTGGCATGCCATCAAGTCCTGTTTCGAATCCAAGACATTTTTCAAG GAGGAGTCAGAGTCCAGTCAAATGCATTAGGCCTAATGCTCTCGGTCCTCTTAAGAGAAAAG gggagatggagacagaaagccAGCCTAAGAGACTCTTCCAAGGCACCACCACCATGCTGTCTACAGATGCTGGGCAATTGTCTGATCTCAGTTCATG TTCAGATATTTTGGATGGCAGTAGTATCAGCAGTGGCTTGTCCTCAGACTCACTGGCTACAGGCAGCGCTCCCGCAGAGTCTCCAGTAGCATGCTCCAATTCATGCTCTTCGTTCATCTTGATGGATGATCTCTCACCCAAGTGA
- the Fam122b gene encoding protein FAM122B isoform X1 → MAQEKMELDFEADTSDGGTLRRSNSAPLIHVLSDLSQVFEPYPLRTRRNSATIMSHHSLEEGLDMMNRETSLGREAQAGMQISQSWDESLSLSDSDFDKPEKLYSPKRIDFTPVSPAPSPTRGFGKQCYSPSLQMFVSSSGMPSSPVSNPRHFSSRRSQSPVKCIRPNALGPLKRKGEMETESQPKRLFQGTTTMLSTDAGQLSDLSSCSDILDGSSISSGLSSDSLATGSAPAESPVACSNSCSSFILMDDLSPK, encoded by the exons ATGGCTCAGGAGAAAATGGAGCTGGATTTTGAGGCTGACACATCTGATGGGGGCACCCTGAGACGGTCCAACAGTGCTCCCCTGATCCATGTGCTCAG tGACCTTTCACAGGTTTTTGAGCCATATCCACTTAGAACTCGGAGGAACAGTGCGACAATTATGAGCCATCATAGCTTG GAAGAAGGTCTGGATATGATGAACAGAGAAACTTCACTTGGAAG ggaAGCTCAAGCAGGAATGCAGATCAGTCAGTCATGGGATGAAAGCTTGAGCCTG aGTGATAGTGATTTTGACAAGCCAGAGAAATTATATTCTCCAAAGAGAATTGACTTCACTCCAGTTTCTCCGGCGCCTTCCCCAACCAGAGGATTTGGAAAG CAGTGCTATTCACCATCCTTGCAAATGTTTGTGAGTAGCAGTGGCATGCCATCAAGTCCTGTTTCGAATCCAAGACATTTTTCAAG CAGGAGGAGTCAGAGTCCAGTCAAATGCATTAGGCCTAATGCTCTCGGTCCTCTTAAGAGAAAAG gggagatggagacagaaagccAGCCTAAGAGACTCTTCCAAGGCACCACCACCATGCTGTCTACAGATGCTGGGCAATTGTCTGATCTCAGTTCATG TTCAGATATTTTGGATGGCAGTAGTATCAGCAGTGGCTTGTCCTCAGACTCACTGGCTACAGGCAGCGCTCCCGCAGAGTCTCCAGTAGCATGCTCCAATTCATGCTCTTCGTTCATCTTGATGGATGATCTCTCACCCAAGTGA
- the Fam122b gene encoding protein FAM122B isoform X8: MAQEKMELDFEADTSDGGTLRRSNSAPLIHVLSDLSQVFEPYPLRTRRNSATIMSHHSLEEGLDMMNRETSLGREAQAGMQISQSWDESLSLSDSDFDKPEKLYSPKRIDFTPVSPAPSPTRGFGKQCYSPSLQMFVSSSGMPSSPVSNPRHFSRRSQSPVKCIRPNALGPLKRKGEMETESQPKRLFQGTTTMLSTDAGQLSDLSSWWCYQGEEIPALTRCVEHLQMNE; the protein is encoded by the exons ATGGCTCAGGAGAAAATGGAGCTGGATTTTGAGGCTGACACATCTGATGGGGGCACCCTGAGACGGTCCAACAGTGCTCCCCTGATCCATGTGCTCAG tGACCTTTCACAGGTTTTTGAGCCATATCCACTTAGAACTCGGAGGAACAGTGCGACAATTATGAGCCATCATAGCTTG GAAGAAGGTCTGGATATGATGAACAGAGAAACTTCACTTGGAAG ggaAGCTCAAGCAGGAATGCAGATCAGTCAGTCATGGGATGAAAGCTTGAGCCTG aGTGATAGTGATTTTGACAAGCCAGAGAAATTATATTCTCCAAAGAGAATTGACTTCACTCCAGTTTCTCCGGCGCCTTCCCCAACCAGAGGATTTGGAAAG CAGTGCTATTCACCATCCTTGCAAATGTTTGTGAGTAGCAGTGGCATGCCATCAAGTCCTGTTTCGAATCCAAGACATTTTTCAAG GAGGAGTCAGAGTCCAGTCAAATGCATTAGGCCTAATGCTCTCGGTCCTCTTAAGAGAAAAG gggagatggagacagaaagccAGCCTAAGAGACTCTTCCAAGGCACCACCACCATGCTGTCTACAGATGCTGGGCAATTGTCTGATCTCAGTTCATG GTGGTGTTATCAAGGAGAAGAAATTCCTGCCTTGACCAGATGTGTGGAGCATCTCCAAATGAACGAATAG
- the Fam122b gene encoding protein FAM122B isoform X6 — protein sequence MAQEKMELDFEADTSDGGTLRRSNSAPLIHVLSDLSQVFEPYPLRTRRNSATIMSHHSLEEGLDMMNRETSLGREAQAGMQISQSWDESLSLSDSDFDKPEKLYSPKRIDFTPVSPAPSPTRGFGKCYSPSLQMFVSSSGMPSSPVSNPRHFSSRRSQSPVKCIRPNALGPLKRKGEMETESQPKRLFQGTTTMLSTDAGQLSDLSSWWCYQGEEIPALTRCVEHLQMNE from the exons ATGGCTCAGGAGAAAATGGAGCTGGATTTTGAGGCTGACACATCTGATGGGGGCACCCTGAGACGGTCCAACAGTGCTCCCCTGATCCATGTGCTCAG tGACCTTTCACAGGTTTTTGAGCCATATCCACTTAGAACTCGGAGGAACAGTGCGACAATTATGAGCCATCATAGCTTG GAAGAAGGTCTGGATATGATGAACAGAGAAACTTCACTTGGAAG ggaAGCTCAAGCAGGAATGCAGATCAGTCAGTCATGGGATGAAAGCTTGAGCCTG aGTGATAGTGATTTTGACAAGCCAGAGAAATTATATTCTCCAAAGAGAATTGACTTCACTCCAGTTTCTCCGGCGCCTTCCCCAACCAGAGGATTTGGAAAG TGCTATTCACCATCCTTGCAAATGTTTGTGAGTAGCAGTGGCATGCCATCAAGTCCTGTTTCGAATCCAAGACATTTTTCAAG CAGGAGGAGTCAGAGTCCAGTCAAATGCATTAGGCCTAATGCTCTCGGTCCTCTTAAGAGAAAAG gggagatggagacagaaagccAGCCTAAGAGACTCTTCCAAGGCACCACCACCATGCTGTCTACAGATGCTGGGCAATTGTCTGATCTCAGTTCATG GTGGTGTTATCAAGGAGAAGAAATTCCTGCCTTGACCAGATGTGTGGAGCATCTCCAAATGAACGAATAG
- the Fam122b gene encoding protein FAM122B isoform X3, with amino-acid sequence MAQEKMELDFEADTSDGGTLRRSNSAPLIHVLSDLSQVFEPYPLRTRRNSATIMSHHSLEEGLDMMNRETSLGREAQAGMQISQSWDESLSLSDSDFDKPEKLYSPKRIDFTPVSPAPSPTRGFGKCYSPSLQMFVSSSGMPSSPVSNPRHFSSRRSQSPVKCIRPNALGPLKRKGEMETESQPKRLFQGTTTMLSTDAGQLSDLSSCSDILDGSSISSGLSSDSLATGSAPAESPVACSNSCSSFILMDDLSPK; translated from the exons ATGGCTCAGGAGAAAATGGAGCTGGATTTTGAGGCTGACACATCTGATGGGGGCACCCTGAGACGGTCCAACAGTGCTCCCCTGATCCATGTGCTCAG tGACCTTTCACAGGTTTTTGAGCCATATCCACTTAGAACTCGGAGGAACAGTGCGACAATTATGAGCCATCATAGCTTG GAAGAAGGTCTGGATATGATGAACAGAGAAACTTCACTTGGAAG ggaAGCTCAAGCAGGAATGCAGATCAGTCAGTCATGGGATGAAAGCTTGAGCCTG aGTGATAGTGATTTTGACAAGCCAGAGAAATTATATTCTCCAAAGAGAATTGACTTCACTCCAGTTTCTCCGGCGCCTTCCCCAACCAGAGGATTTGGAAAG TGCTATTCACCATCCTTGCAAATGTTTGTGAGTAGCAGTGGCATGCCATCAAGTCCTGTTTCGAATCCAAGACATTTTTCAAG CAGGAGGAGTCAGAGTCCAGTCAAATGCATTAGGCCTAATGCTCTCGGTCCTCTTAAGAGAAAAG gggagatggagacagaaagccAGCCTAAGAGACTCTTCCAAGGCACCACCACCATGCTGTCTACAGATGCTGGGCAATTGTCTGATCTCAGTTCATG TTCAGATATTTTGGATGGCAGTAGTATCAGCAGTGGCTTGTCCTCAGACTCACTGGCTACAGGCAGCGCTCCCGCAGAGTCTCCAGTAGCATGCTCCAATTCATGCTCTTCGTTCATCTTGATGGATGATCTCTCACCCAAGTGA